From Nitrosopumilus sp., the proteins below share one genomic window:
- a CDS encoding sulfotransferase domain-containing protein, whose protein sequence is MSSRIHVLVSAMPKSGSTWLTKLIENLPTMNLVQLVPSHDRREQELSIDFLERFNDINYVSHQHTRFSKATKTYLEKFSIKPVIIVRNIFDVVESFYDHFKLFGTPIPMAFVPEDILKWDKIKAFEFIVDMIIPWYFNFYCSWEIYDQKFLITYEELKNNPKHVLSAITEFAKIPCTINDIELSVEKTSQQPTRRNVCISGRGTNLPEHLKKRIYEFSEYYPNSDFSLLGLIKK, encoded by the coding sequence ATGTCCTCTAGAATCCATGTCTTGGTATCAGCTATGCCAAAAAGTGGATCTACTTGGTTAACAAAACTCATTGAAAATTTACCTACAATGAATCTGGTACAGTTGGTTCCTTCTCATGACAGACGTGAACAAGAACTCTCTATTGATTTTCTTGAACGTTTTAATGATATTAATTATGTCTCTCATCAACATACCAGATTTTCAAAAGCAACAAAAACATATTTGGAAAAATTTTCAATAAAACCTGTAATAATTGTAAGAAATATTTTTGATGTAGTAGAAAGCTTTTATGATCATTTTAAACTATTTGGAACCCCAATTCCTATGGCATTTGTTCCTGAAGATATTTTGAAATGGGATAAGATTAAGGCATTTGAATTTATTGTAGATATGATCATACCATGGTATTTCAATTTTTATTGTTCTTGGGAAATTTACGATCAAAAATTTCTCATCACATATGAAGAACTCAAAAATAATCCTAAACACGTTTTATCTGCAATAACAGAATTTGCAAAAATTCCATGTACTATTAATGACATCGAATTGTCTGTTGAGAAAACATCTCAACAACCTACAAGAAGAAATGTATGTATCTCTGGAAGAGGTACTAATTTACCAGAACACCTTAAAAAAAGAATTTATGAATTTTCAGAATATTATCCAAATTCAGATTTTTCTTTATTAGGCTTAATCAAAAAATGA
- a CDS encoding sulfotransferase family 2 domain-containing protein, translated as MLSKQPVCLHFHIFKNAGTTIDWILKKNFSKNHLTMDDQATNPAEIFNWENILNFLQKHSDVQAFSSHIIRFPIPEKSSFHFLPMVFIRHPIDRAFSVYSFKKRDSDNSIATIIAKTGTLKEFVNWSLSLKKYAVMKNFQVLYLSKSSYDNNPITLEDYHLALKRLQNCTVLGIVDRLDESLVVAEEELKKFFPKIDLSYKSQNVSHDRKNTLEERINDGRKKIGENLFDKLLSFNKYDLELYNFGNDELNQKIQKIHDFNNKLIDFRNRCQKLN; from the coding sequence ATGCTTTCTAAACAACCTGTATGTTTGCATTTTCACATCTTTAAGAATGCTGGAACTACTATAGATTGGATATTAAAAAAGAATTTTTCAAAAAATCATTTGACTATGGATGATCAAGCAACAAACCCTGCTGAAATTTTTAATTGGGAAAATATTTTAAATTTTTTACAAAAACATTCTGATGTACAAGCGTTTTCTAGTCATATTATTAGATTTCCAATACCTGAAAAATCATCTTTTCATTTTTTGCCAATGGTTTTCATCAGACATCCTATAGATAGAGCATTTTCTGTGTACAGCTTTAAAAAAAGAGATTCAGATAATTCTATTGCAACTATTATTGCGAAAACTGGTACTTTAAAAGAATTTGTTAATTGGAGTTTAAGTCTAAAAAAATACGCTGTAATGAAAAACTTTCAGGTATTGTATCTTTCCAAATCATCATATGATAATAATCCTATCACATTAGAGGATTATCATTTAGCACTTAAAAGACTCCAAAATTGTACTGTTTTGGGTATTGTTGATAGATTAGATGAAAGTTTAGTTGTTGCAGAAGAAGAATTAAAAAAATTCTTCCCAAAAATTGACCTTTCTTATAAAAGCCAAAATGTTAGTCATGATCGAAAGAATACTTTAGAAGAAAGAATAAATGACGGACGAAAAAAAATTGGTGAAAATCTTTTCGATAAATTATTATCTTTTAATAAATATGATTTAGAATTATATAATTTTGGAAATGATGAACTTAATCAAAAAATTCAAAAAATACATGATTTTAATAATAAATTAATTGATTTTAGAAATAGATGTCAAAAATTAAATTAG
- a CDS encoding ABC transporter ATP-binding protein, whose product MDSIILKNVTKTFSVRNSENTGNKKLTALENISFNVPKGQMVGIIGKNGSGKTTLLRTISGIYPSDSGSISVRGKLSPLLQIGTGFHGDLIASENIMIYGLLLGLRKSEIKLKINEIIHFAELDKFTNMKLKNYSLGMRSRLAFSTAMHIDPDILVVDEVLSVGDISFRKKSFDAFISFKKRGKTILFSSHNLDMVSKLCDRVIFLDKGRLIHDGKPKEIIKKYEDYF is encoded by the coding sequence ATGGATTCTATAATTTTAAAAAATGTTACAAAAACATTTTCTGTAAGAAATAGTGAAAACACAGGAAACAAAAAATTAACCGCACTTGAAAATATTTCTTTTAATGTTCCTAAAGGACAAATGGTAGGAATAATTGGAAAAAATGGAAGTGGTAAAACTACCCTGCTTCGTACAATCTCTGGAATTTATCCTTCTGATTCAGGCTCAATTTCTGTTAGGGGAAAACTATCACCGTTATTACAAATAGGTACAGGGTTTCATGGAGATTTAATTGCTAGTGAAAATATTATGATATATGGTCTATTGTTAGGATTAAGAAAATCTGAAATTAAATTAAAAATTAATGAAATTATTCACTTTGCTGAGCTAGACAAATTCACTAACATGAAATTGAAAAATTATTCATTAGGAATGCGCTCTAGACTTGCTTTTTCTACTGCAATGCATATAGATCCTGATATTTTAGTTGTGGATGAAGTTTTATCCGTTGGAGATATCTCGTTTAGAAAAAAAAGTTTTGATGCATTTATTTCATTTAAAAAACGTGGTAAAACTATCTTGTTTTCTTCCCATAATTTAGATATGGTTTCAAAATTATGTGATAGAGTAATTTTTCTTGATAAAGGGAGACTCATTCATGATGGTAAACCTAAGGAAATTATTAAAAAATATGAAGATTATTTTTGA
- a CDS encoding ABC transporter permease, which produces MLKCNKKTSQLTKLIFVPLVNLWEKRSLIFYFSVLNIKMRYKGTYLGLLWSVLEPLFIFLILYVVFTSIKDVSKQDDFAIYLIFGVFLYHLFIRGSMNGLVSLKVNSNILTFMNIQKEFFPVVNTGSVLLLMFVQLTVFFILVPIFNFSLSWTIVFLPFLMALFLTLVLGISYILSITYVFFKDIHPIWGVLTYSLIFISPVFWYIQDANGILLEIHKINPLGQLIELGHKIIFGIVPTFEEWIYTTSIVFGILFLGYTIFQKYENKVSEKL; this is translated from the coding sequence ATGCTAAAATGTAATAAAAAAACATCTCAATTGACTAAATTGATTTTCGTTCCATTGGTAAATTTGTGGGAAAAAAGATCTCTTATTTTCTATTTCTCAGTATTGAATATTAAAATGAGATACAAAGGAACCTATTTGGGTTTACTTTGGTCTGTATTAGAACCTCTTTTTATTTTCTTGATTCTATATGTTGTATTTACTAGCATTAAAGATGTCAGTAAACAAGATGATTTTGCAATATATCTTATATTTGGAGTTTTCCTCTACCATTTATTCATACGAGGAAGTATGAATGGATTAGTAAGTCTGAAAGTTAATAGTAATATTTTGACTTTTATGAATATACAAAAAGAATTTTTTCCTGTAGTCAACACGGGTTCTGTATTACTATTAATGTTTGTACAACTAACTGTATTCTTTATCTTAGTGCCAATTTTTAATTTTTCACTAAGCTGGACAATTGTTTTCTTGCCATTTCTTATGGCGCTATTTCTTACACTAGTCTTGGGAATATCATATATCCTTTCAATCACATATGTGTTTTTCAAAGATATTCACCCTATTTGGGGGGTTCTTACTTATTCGTTGATCTTTATATCACCTGTATTTTGGTATATTCAAGATGCAAATGGAATATTACTTGAAATTCATAAAATAAATCCTCTTGGGCAATTAATTGAATTAGGTCACAAAATTATCTTTGGAATTGTTCCTACCTTTGAAGAATGGATTTACACTACTTCAATAGTATTTGGTATTTTATTCTTAGGCTATACAATTTTCCAAAAGTATGAAAATAAGGTATCTGAAAAACTATAG
- a CDS encoding lysylphosphatidylglycerol synthase transmembrane domain-containing protein, with amino-acid sequence MFQKSFIIVLVFVLFYTAFIVYSDFDDFVKSISLFKIEYLFPVFGLFLLGKFIKSIRQFFLLKTANISISFKKNILLYMSGLSMTVTPGSSGEVIKSYFLKKKFRYDLSKSIPVFILEKFYDLTSVIIIISFTLFFIQSIEIFILISFMIIILTLVYSFTKSKSVFLFISRKLNKINFFKKYILIFDESNHLFQLLTSKKNLAQNLFFTILSMIADAIAILFIFQGFNVDLSIIFTTFVAFSSYLLGIITFLPGGIGITEISFVSLLTDKGIELSLATSIMVMSRLIGTWFLTIVGFISTKLFFK; translated from the coding sequence TTGTTTCAAAAATCCTTCATAATAGTTTTAGTTTTTGTTTTGTTTTATACTGCTTTTATCGTATATTCTGACTTTGATGATTTTGTTAAAAGTATTTCATTATTTAAAATTGAATATCTATTTCCTGTATTTGGATTATTTTTATTAGGAAAATTCATCAAAAGCATTAGACAATTTTTTTTATTAAAAACTGCTAACATCTCAATTTCGTTTAAAAAAAATATTTTACTTTATATGTCTGGTCTTAGTATGACTGTAACTCCCGGTAGTTCTGGCGAAGTGATCAAATCTTATTTTTTAAAAAAAAAATTTAGATACGATTTATCTAAAAGCATTCCCGTCTTTATTCTTGAAAAATTTTATGATTTGACAAGCGTAATAATTATTATTTCTTTTACTCTTTTTTTTATCCAATCTATAGAAATTTTTATACTAATTTCATTTATGATAATTATATTAACATTAGTTTATTCATTTACTAAATCAAAATCTGTTTTCCTTTTTATTTCTAGAAAATTAAATAAAATAAATTTTTTTAAAAAATATATATTAATTTTTGATGAATCTAACCACTTATTTCAATTATTAACATCAAAAAAAAATTTAGCACAAAATTTATTTTTTACAATTCTTTCAATGATTGCAGATGCTATCGCCATCTTATTTATTTTTCAAGGTTTTAATGTAGATTTAAGTATAATTTTTACAACATTTGTTGCCTTTTCATCATATCTTCTTGGAATTATTACTTTTTTACCTGGAGGTATAGGAATCACTGAAATAAGTTTTGTTAGTTTATTAACTGACAAAGGAATTGAGTTATCTCTTGCAACATCCATTATGGTAATGTCTAGATTAATTGGTACTTGGTTTTTAACAATAGTTGGTTTTATATCTACAAAATTATTTTTCAAATAA
- a CDS encoding glycosyltransferase family 2 protein, whose amino-acid sequence MNKISIIIPVFNEPSLPKTIQRLLNLKNKISQYEFELIFVDDGSKDNSLKYLLEFREKFPEIIKVVKLSRNFGGHSAIRAGLKISEGNCVGVISADLQDPPELFLDMIKYWEKGSKIVLAVRKERHDSITSKITANIYYNLLKKYAIPNFPKGGFDFYLIDRQVVNELNRLPEKNTTTMNLLVWLGFDYVTIPYVREKREEGNSGWSLSKKIKLVIDSFIAFSYLPIKLLPILGGIFAIGSFVYGGIVFYNWFIGKTPIEGWTSTIILVTFIGGIQMIMLGILGEYLWRTLDEIRTRPTFVIDKIFDNKKNN is encoded by the coding sequence GTGAATAAAATATCAATAATTATTCCAGTATTTAATGAACCAAGTTTGCCAAAGACAATTCAACGTTTACTAAATCTTAAAAATAAAATTTCTCAATATGAATTTGAATTAATTTTTGTAGATGATGGTTCAAAAGATAATTCATTAAAATATTTACTAGAGTTTAGGGAAAAATTTCCTGAAATAATTAAAGTTGTAAAACTTTCTAGAAATTTTGGAGGTCATTCAGCAATCAGAGCCGGATTAAAAATATCAGAAGGTAATTGTGTTGGTGTGATTAGTGCAGATTTGCAAGATCCTCCAGAATTATTTTTAGATATGATCAAGTACTGGGAAAAGGGTTCCAAAATAGTTTTAGCTGTTCGTAAAGAACGCCATGATTCCATCACATCTAAAATAACTGCAAATATTTATTATAATTTATTAAAAAAATATGCAATTCCTAATTTCCCTAAAGGGGGTTTTGATTTCTATTTAATAGATAGGCAAGTTGTAAATGAATTGAATCGTTTACCAGAAAAAAATACAACTACAATGAATTTACTTGTTTGGTTAGGATTCGATTATGTAACAATTCCATATGTAAGAGAAAAAAGGGAAGAAGGTAATTCAGGTTGGAGTTTAAGCAAAAAAATAAAATTAGTTATTGATTCATTTATTGCATTTTCTTATCTCCCAATCAAATTACTACCTATTCTAGGAGGAATTTTTGCAATAGGTTCTTTTGTTTATGGAGGAATCGTATTTTATAATTGGTTTATAGGTAAAACACCAATAGAAGGGTGGACATCTACAATAATTTTAGTCACTTTTATTGGAGGAATACAAATGATCATGCTTGGAATTTTAGGCGAATATTTGTGGAGAACATTAGATGAAATTAGAACACGTCCTACATTTGTTATCGATAAAATATTTGACAATAAAAAAAATAATTAG
- a CDS encoding sugar phosphate nucleotidyltransferase, translated as MIDTVVIPAAGLGGRLIPVTKEIPKIMLPIFQKNPDNTYLIKPLLEILFENLYDVGIRNYCIIVGRGKETIENHLTPHYEFLDFLKKNGNNQYIKILNNLYRKIEKSSIIWKRQHKQLGIGHTVLLAKDVVGDKPFLFHLGDLYLPSKSFYKKLFDAYEKYSPQGIIGLKKIDNPKQYGIAYGNKISKNVYAVSKVIEKPKISTSNLGLSGINIFDHDIYNAAKKTKQSKKGEIELTDCVQTMMKMNYKILGFKHNSKEICIDMGTPTNYFKALKYSYNTLSKKY; from the coding sequence ATGATCGATACTGTTGTGATACCAGCAGCTGGATTAGGTGGCCGTCTAATACCTGTAACTAAAGAAATCCCTAAAATCATGTTACCTATATTTCAAAAAAATCCTGATAATACTTATTTAATAAAACCATTATTGGAAATACTTTTTGAAAATTTATATGATGTTGGAATACGAAATTACTGTATTATTGTGGGACGAGGAAAAGAGACCATAGAAAATCATCTTACTCCACATTATGAGTTTTTAGATTTTCTTAAAAAAAATGGTAACAATCAATATATAAAAATTTTAAACAATCTTTATAGAAAAATTGAAAAATCTTCAATTATTTGGAAAAGACAACATAAACAATTAGGCATTGGTCATACTGTATTATTAGCTAAGGACGTTGTTGGTGATAAACCTTTTTTATTTCATTTAGGTGATTTGTATCTTCCATCAAAATCATTCTATAAAAAATTGTTTGATGCTTATGAAAAATATTCTCCTCAAGGAATAATAGGATTAAAAAAAATTGATAATCCCAAACAATATGGAATTGCATATGGAAATAAAATATCAAAAAACGTCTATGCTGTTTCCAAAGTAATTGAAAAACCAAAAATTTCTACTTCTAATTTGGGATTATCTGGAATAAATATTTTTGATCATGATATATACAATGCAGCAAAAAAAACTAAACAAAGTAAAAAGGGTGAAATTGAATTAACGGATTGTGTTCAGACTATGATGAAAATGAACTATAAAATTCTTGGATTTAAACATAATTCTAAAGAAATTTGTATAGATATGGGAACTCCTACAAATTATTTTAAAGCTTTAAAATATTCATATAATACATTATCAAAAAAATACTAA
- a CDS encoding DegT/DnrJ/EryC1/StrS aminotransferase family protein, whose translation MKIPLYIPSISRKDKHMMLNALDDPQLTDGPRLRKFESKFGYFTKSKFSMGVSNGTSAIHLTLKALDIKKGDEVIVPDLTFIATANAVLHCGATPIPADIDSTLNISIKSIEEKITNKTKAIIPVHFAGSVCNIMDIIKIGKKNNIKIIEDCAHSLGAFFKNKHVGTFGIAGCFSFYPTKNITTIEGGMVITDSNIISKKITQARNHGLSKSLIERHMKNKPWIYDMKDFGYNFRLDEVRSSLGLSQLLRIKDLEAKRINAAKYYNKKLENVKGIETPSTYVGKNHIYHLYIIKINKSFGISRNKVHEKLINQGIFTTVHYKPIHKFSYFKKLGFKDKDYSSTMDAYRECLTLPLYPTIKRIEQDYIISNLLKLQK comes from the coding sequence TTGAAAATTCCATTATACATTCCATCAATTTCAAGGAAAGATAAGCATATGATGTTGAATGCACTTGATGATCCTCAATTAACAGATGGCCCAAGATTAAGAAAATTCGAATCTAAGTTTGGTTATTTTACAAAAAGTAAATTTTCAATGGGAGTATCAAATGGAACTTCGGCAATCCATTTAACACTTAAAGCATTAGATATCAAAAAAGGCGATGAGGTTATTGTTCCGGATTTAACATTTATTGCAACTGCAAATGCAGTTCTACATTGTGGGGCAACACCCATTCCAGCAGATATTGATTCTACATTAAACATATCCATAAAATCTATTGAGGAAAAAATTACTAATAAAACAAAGGCCATAATCCCAGTTCATTTTGCAGGTAGTGTATGCAATATTATGGATATAATAAAAATTGGAAAAAAAAATAATATAAAAATTATTGAAGATTGTGCTCATTCATTAGGGGCATTTTTCAAAAATAAACATGTAGGAACATTTGGTATTGCTGGATGTTTTAGTTTCTATCCAACAAAAAACATCACGACAATAGAAGGGGGAATGGTAATTACAGATTCAAACATAATTTCAAAAAAAATCACTCAAGCAAGGAATCACGGTTTATCTAAGTCATTAATTGAGAGACATATGAAAAATAAACCATGGATTTATGATATGAAGGATTTTGGATATAATTTTAGACTAGATGAGGTTAGATCGTCTTTAGGTTTGTCCCAATTATTAAGAATTAAAGATTTAGAAGCAAAAAGGATTAATGCTGCTAAATACTATAATAAAAAATTAGAAAATGTAAAAGGAATAGAAACACCATCAACATATGTTGGAAAAAATCATATCTACCATCTATACATAATAAAAATAAACAAATCTTTTGGAATTAGTAGAAATAAAGTTCATGAAAAATTGATAAACCAAGGAATATTTACAACGGTACATTATAAGCCAATTCACAAATTCAGTTATTTTAAAAAATTAGGTTTTAAAGATAAAGACTATTCTTCTACTATGGATGCATATAGAGAATGCTTAACATTACCATTATATCCAACTATTAAAAGAATAGAACAAGATTACATAATTTCAAATTTATTAAAACTTCAAAAATGA
- a CDS encoding WbqC family protein encodes MSYTKNEKIVVSIIQPALFPWLGYFDIINKSDFFIFFDNVKFEKRNWQMRNKLKIISEQNEKETWISLPTKEISQKTLIKDALIDNTKNWKSKHMTMFRSNYGKNVNEIKFLIEMYEKNWDYISDFNIEFITKCSQYLQIDTKFVKASSLNVDGKRSQLLLNICKKLNATEYLSGPKAKTYLDADKQLFENENIKITYHDYKHPIYNQKGNLFIEKLSILDLLFNEKEKSREYFQFNK; translated from the coding sequence TTGTCTTATACTAAAAATGAAAAAATTGTGGTAAGTATAATTCAACCTGCCTTATTTCCATGGTTAGGATATTTTGATATTATTAACAAATCAGATTTTTTTATATTTTTTGATAATGTAAAATTTGAAAAAAGAAATTGGCAAATGAGAAATAAGTTGAAAATTATTTCAGAACAAAATGAAAAAGAAACTTGGATCAGTCTACCTACAAAAGAAATTTCTCAAAAAACATTAATTAAAGATGCATTAATAGACAATACAAAAAATTGGAAATCCAAACATATGACTATGTTTCGTAGTAACTACGGCAAAAATGTCAACGAGATTAAATTTTTGATAGAGATGTATGAAAAAAATTGGGATTATATTTCTGATTTTAATATTGAATTCATTACAAAATGTTCTCAATATTTACAAATTGATACTAAATTTGTTAAGGCATCAAGTTTGAATGTAGATGGTAAAAGAAGTCAATTGTTGTTAAATATATGTAAAAAGCTTAATGCCACTGAATATCTTTCAGGACCTAAAGCTAAAACGTATCTTGATGCTGATAAACAATTATTTGAAAATGAAAATATAAAAATCACATATCATGATTATAAACATCCTATTTACAATCAAAAAGGTAATTTATTTATAGAAAAATTATCAATTTTAGATCTACTATTTAATGAAAAAGAAAAATCCAGAGAATATTTCCAATTCAATAAATAA
- a CDS encoding class I SAM-dependent methyltransferase: MKGKQDIRFNAVSKIGVLKNSSVIDIGCGYGDFLAFLNKKRFNVKYTGIDINERFIDIAKSKHPNSYFDVRDIEKKPLKKKFDWAFAIGTTNQNGSYSYIEKLMKEMLKISKKGIAIDFLSTYVDFKKPSNFHASPEKVFKIAKKFSKRVVLKHDYLPFEFCIFIYKNDKISKNISFLK; encoded by the coding sequence ATGAAAGGTAAACAAGACATTAGATTTAATGCTGTATCAAAAATTGGAGTTTTAAAAAATTCAAGTGTAATTGACATTGGATGTGGCTATGGTGATTTTCTTGCTTTCCTAAATAAAAAAAGGTTTAATGTAAAATATACTGGAATTGATATTAATGAAAGATTTATTGATATTGCAAAAAGTAAACATCCGAATTCATATTTTGATGTAAGAGATATAGAGAAAAAGCCACTTAAAAAAAAATTTGATTGGGCATTTGCAATAGGAACTACAAATCAAAATGGGAGTTACTCATACATAGAAAAACTAATGAAAGAAATGCTTAAAATTTCAAAAAAAGGAATAGCAATAGACTTTCTTAGTACTTATGTTGATTTTAAAAAACCTTCAAATTTTCATGCTTCACCAGAAAAAGTTTTCAAAATTGCAAAAAAATTCTCAAAAAGGGTGGTTTTAAAACATGATTACTTACCATTTGAATTTTGTATTTTTATATATAAAAATGATAAAATTTCAAAAAACATATCATTTTTAAAATAA
- a CDS encoding formyltransferase family protein, translating to MIRVYTKTRHIEKIQKFLTKNNLKHEIYTIYDNPPDTDFELGICYVYTRKITEPLLSKPKKGFVNFHPGPLPKYKASPGISQWNVAIENKEMNWGVTVHYMDEEYDTGPIIRVKKIPLHEPPTSYEELAAISYYFLFELFKETIIDIYNEKIKPISQDEYEEE from the coding sequence TTGATTAGAGTATATACAAAAACAAGACATATAGAAAAAATTCAAAAATTTTTAACCAAGAATAATTTAAAACATGAAATTTACACAATATATGACAATCCTCCAGATACAGATTTTGAACTAGGAATATGTTATGTTTATACTAGAAAAATTACAGAGCCACTTTTGTCAAAACCAAAAAAAGGTTTTGTAAATTTTCATCCAGGTCCACTACCAAAATATAAAGCAAGCCCAGGGATTTCCCAATGGAATGTTGCAATTGAAAATAAGGAAATGAATTGGGGAGTCACAGTTCACTACATGGATGAAGAGTATGATACAGGACCAATTATAAGAGTAAAAAAAATTCCATTACATGAACCACCTACATCCTATGAAGAGCTCGCTGCAATTTCATATTATTTTCTGTTTGAATTATTCAAAGAAACAATAATCGATATTTATAATGAAAAAATAAAACCAATATCTCAAGATGAATATGAAGAAGAATAA
- the rfbB gene encoding dTDP-glucose 4,6-dehydratase, whose amino-acid sequence MKILVTGGCGFIGSNFIIEFLNSKKNASVINLDAMLIGSNPLNLQGIKTKNYRFVKGNICDKKIIEKLIPKVDCVINFAAHSHVDRSIKNSMPFLKSNVQGVHTILETLRKNKKVRLIQISTDEVFGETLSGMNKENSPLCPSNPYSATKASAEMLVKAYARTYELDTIITRCTNNYGPRQFPEKLIPKTIIAASRNEKIPIHGDGQTTRHWTHVFDHCNALLKVAQQGKSNQIYHIADPNEITDLKIVKNILKLMGKSEDLIEFVPERPGKDKRYSLDTNLTKKKLRWKPKIPLNQGIKDAIEWYLANKKQWGSISKKARNPTPWLKSD is encoded by the coding sequence ATGAAAATTTTAGTTACTGGTGGTTGTGGTTTTATAGGAAGTAATTTTATAATTGAATTTTTAAATTCAAAAAAAAATGCATCCGTCATTAATCTTGATGCAATGCTAATTGGGTCAAATCCTTTGAATTTGCAAGGAATTAAAACTAAAAACTATAGATTCGTGAAGGGGAATATTTGTGATAAAAAAATCATTGAGAAATTAATACCCAAAGTAGATTGTGTTATTAATTTTGCTGCACATAGTCATGTAGATAGAAGTATTAAAAATTCTATGCCATTTCTAAAATCAAATGTGCAGGGAGTACATACCATTTTGGAAACGTTGAGAAAAAATAAAAAAGTAAGACTAATTCAGATTTCTACTGATGAAGTTTTTGGGGAGACATTATCAGGTATGAATAAAGAGAATAGCCCATTATGTCCTTCAAATCCTTATTCAGCTACAAAAGCTTCAGCTGAAATGCTTGTAAAGGCATACGCTAGAACATACGAGCTTGACACCATAATTACAAGGTGCACAAATAATTATGGGCCAAGACAATTTCCTGAGAAATTAATTCCAAAAACAATAATTGCAGCATCAAGAAATGAGAAAATTCCAATACACGGAGATGGTCAAACTACAAGACATTGGACTCATGTTTTTGATCATTGCAATGCATTACTAAAAGTAGCACAGCAAGGAAAAAGTAATCAGATATACCACATAGCAGATCCAAATGAGATAACCGATCTTAAAATTGTGAAAAATATTTTAAAATTAATGGGAAAATCTGAAGACTTGATTGAATTTGTACCAGAGAGACCGGGTAAAGATAAACGGTATTCATTAGACACAAATTTAACAAAGAAAAAATTAAGATGGAAACCAAAGATTCCTTTGAACCAAGGAATTAAAGATGCAATAGAATGGTATCTAGCAAATAAAAAACAATGGGGCTCAATTTCAAAAAAAGCTAGAAATCCAACTCCTTGGTTAAAGTCTGATTAG